CGAAGATGTTGAGGTCCGGGATCATGGAGATGCCGTTGGGGCCGTTGGTGAGGTTGGGGCCGGAGGTGCCGTCGAGGTTGTTGACGGTGATGCGGAAGATCTCTCCGAAGCCCAGGGTCACGATGGCGAGGTAGTCGCCGCGCAGTCGCAGGGTGGGGGCGCCGATGAGGACGCCGAAGACGAGCGACGCGAGCATGCCGGTGAGCATGGCGGCCCAGAAGGGGAACTGGACGCCGGCGAAGCGGGAGAACTCGGAGCCGGAGACGAGGGCTGCGGCGTAGGCGCCGACGCCGAGGAAGGCGACGTATCCGAGGTCGAGGAGTCCGGTGAGGCCGACGACGATGTTGAGGCCGAGGGCGACGGTGGCGACGACGAGGATGTTCACGCCGAGGTTGGAGTTGTGCTCGTTGTTCTCGACGAAGGGGAAGAGCGCGGCGGCGAGGAAGGCCATGGAGGTGGCGAATCCCTTGTGGCCGGCGTTGAGCTGGGCGAAGCGGTCGAAGAGTCCCGCGGTGAACAGGGACCAGGTGCCGAAGACGACCAGGAGGATGTAGCCCAGGAACGTTTCGCTGGCGTCGGGGTCGACGCCGACGCCGTACGCGAAGACGATCAGCGCGAGGGCGGTGGCGGCGGTGATGACGAGGCGTTCGCCCCAGGCCGGGAGCTTGGCGGCCGGGGGGATGCGTCCGGGCTTGGTGACGAAGTCCTTGAAGGTGTCACCGGGCTTGGGGAGCGCGAGGGCGCCGACCAGGGCGATGGCGGAGCCGACGGCGGCGACGTAGGCGCCGGGATCGAGTGCGACGAGGCCCTTGAGGTCGACGGCGATGGCGATGGCGCTGAACCAGCTGACGGCGAACGCGGCTGCGGTGGCGAGGAGCACGGGCTGGGTGGCGCGTGCGGGGTTGAGCCAGCCGAGGCCGCGGACGTCGAAGAGGGTCAGGGCGAACAGGAGGGTGAGGGCGCCTGCGACGAGGTCGAGGATCTGGAGGCCGGCGGGGGAGCCGTAGTAGGTGAGGTCCCCGGGGAAGTCGGCCGTGTAGGTCCAGGACATGAACGTGCTGGCGATGGTGGCGACGGCGCCGACGGCGATGAGGGCGCGGGCGGCGGTCTGGGGGAGCGCGACGAGGCCGCGTGCGGGGGTGGTGTCGATGGTTGCCATGGTGCTCACGCCCTGTCCGCGACGCGTTCGCCGATGAGGCCTTGTGGCCTGAACAGCAGTACGAGGATGAGGAGTACGAAGGCCCAGACCGCGGACCAGCCGCCGCCGCCGAGCTGCTGCATGCCGGGGATGCCGTCGATGTAGCTGGTGGCCATGGTCTCGGCGAGGCCGAGGACGAGGCCGCCGATCATGGCGCCGTAGATGTTGCCGATGCCGCCGAGGACGGCCGCGGTGAAGGCCTTGAGGCCCATCTGGAAGCCCATGTCGTACTTGACCGTGCCGTAGCGCAGGCCGTAGGAGACGGCTGCGACGGCGGCGAAGAAGCCGCCGATGGCGAAGGCGATGACGATGATGCGGTTGGTGTCGATGCCCATGAGCTGTGCGGTGTCAGGGTCCTGCGCGGTGGCCTGCATGGCGCGGCCGGTGCGGGAGAGGCTGACGAACAGGGCGAGGGCCGCCATGCAAAGGGGGGCGGCGATGATGACGAAGACGCTGCCGCTCTGGATGCTGACGGAGCCGATGTGCACGGGCCCGAAGGGGAGTTGCGGGAACTTGATGTCGTTCTTCGCTTCGGGGTACCAGTTGAAGACGAGTTGCTGGAGCGCGAGCGAGAGGCCGATGGCCGTGATGAGCGGGGCGAGGCGTGGTGCTCCGCGCAGTGGTCGGTAGGCGAAGCGTTCGGCCCCGACGGCGATGAGGACGGAGACGATTCCGCCGCCTATCAGCATCGCGGGGAGGGCTATCCACATGGATGTGCCGTTGGGCAGAACGTAGAGGTAGACCGTGAGTGCGCCGAAGCCGCCGGTCATGAAGATCTCGCCGTGGGCGAAGTTGATGAGCTGGACGATGCCGTACACCATCGTGTAGCCGATGGCGATCAGCCCGTACATCGAGCCGAGGAACAGCCCGTTGGCCAGCTGCTGCGGCAGGGTGTTCACCGCATGGCCTCCATGTGGGTGGGGAGAGGTTGGGCAGGGCGTATGGAGCGGGCCGCGCGGTGACGTGTGGTCATGGCCGCGCGGCCCGGGGGTGGTGCGGGGGCCTGTCCCGGTGGTGTGGACCGGGTCGGCGGTTCGGTCGGGCCGTGGCCCTGGGTGACCGAACCGCCTGATGGCCCGGGGTGGTGCTGATCAGCCGCTGAAGGTGCCGCTCTTCACGGCCTTCCACTTGCCGTCGACGACCTGGTAGACGGTGAGCTGCTTGTTGGTGGTGTCGCCGTACTCGTCGAAGGAGACGGGGCCGGCGATGCCGTCGAACTTGGTCTTCTGGACCTCGGCGACGATCTTGGCGCGGGCGTCGTCCGGGACCTTTCCGTCCTTCACGACGGCGCCGATCGCCTTGATGATGGCGGTGGCGGCGTCGTAGGAGTAGCCGCCGTACGTGCCGTAGTCGCCCTTGAGGCCGGAGGCCTTGTACTTCTTGATGAAGTCCGCGGCGGAGGGCAGGGAGTCGACGGGCTGGCCGACCGAGGTGACGAGGTCACCGGCGGAGGTCTTGCCGGCGGTCTGGATGTAGGTGTCGCTGAACATGCCGTCGCCGCCGAACAGCGGGACCTTGGCGCCGCCGTCCTTGAGCTGCTTGGTGAGCTTCTCGGACTCGTCGTACTGGCCGCCGTAGTAGACGAGGTCGGCCTTGGAGTTCTTGATCTTGGTGACGAGGGCCGAGAAGTCCGTGTCGCCGGTGTTGACGTGGTCCTCGCCCGCGACCTTGCCGCCGGACTTGGTGAAGCCGGCCTTGAAGAGCTTGGCCAGGCCGGCGCCGTAGGTCTGCTTGTCGTCGACCACGAACACCTTGCGCTTCTTCAGGGTGTTGTACGCGTAGTCGGCCGCGAAGCCGCCCTGGAGGGCGTCGGTGGTGGCGGTGCGGAAGTAGGTCTTGAACGGGCGGGACTTGGAGGTCTGCCAGTTCTTGCCCTGGGTCAGCTCGGGCGCCGTGTTGGACGGCGAGATCTCGACCAGGTTGGCGGTGGCGAAGACCTGCTGCATCTGGGTCGCGACACCGGAGTTGAGCGGGCCGACGACGCCGAGAACCTTGTCGTTCTGGACGAGCTGGGTGGCGTTCGACTGACCCTGGGCCGGGATGGCCTTGTCGTCGAGGGCCTGGACCTTGAAGGTCACGCCGGGCACGGTGTTGTTCTTGTTGGCGTCGTTGACCGCGATCTGGACACCGCCCTGGATGCCGAGGCCGGTGGCCGAGTTCTGGCCGGTCAGCGGCGCGTCGACGCCGATGATGATCTCGGTCTTCTTGCCGCTGTCCTTGCTGTCGCCGTCGTCGTCGCGCGAGCCGCAGGCGGTCAGCGTGAGTGCTCCCGTAGTGAGCACGGCGGTGAGTATGACCATGGAACGCTGTCGCACGTTGAATCCTCTCCCTGGCGCGGCACCCCAGGGTGGGGGCCGTGTGTCTCGCCGGGCCGTACTGGATGTAGCAGGGCCGTGCAGTAGACGCGCCCGGCGGCGCGGTGACTGGCCGTGACTATAAGCGCAGGTAGGGGGAGTGGGCAGGAGCGTGGGGAAGGCTGTGACGCTCTTGTTATGCGGGGGCTGCTCTCGCGGGTGTGGGGCGGACGATCGGAGCATTTCGGTGTGCGGGTCGGTGGTGACTGCGTGTTCGCATGGTGAGAACGCCCTGATCCGGGTTCGTGGCGGGGGGCGGCGGGTGTGGGGGAGGTGTCGGGGCGGAGTCGTGCCGGGGGCGTGAGATGTGGCGGCTCGCGGTGCGCGCATTGATTCGTTACGGCAGAGGTAACCGAGTGTTACTGCCGTGTGAGATCGCTCGGGGCCTCTCGTCCGGGTGAAGTGGACGCGGGGGAGGGCGGGTTGGGGTGGCGGAGGGCGTGCGGGCCGCTCCACGGGGCGCGGGGGTGGGTGCCGCCCACGAGAAAACTTTGCTGCTGCTGTGCGGTCCTGTTGCTGATGAGCAGGCCGGGGCGGGGGAGGCCGAGGGCGGGCCGGAGTGTGGCGCACTCGTATACGGAGATACGGACGGTGATCGTCCGGGGCGCGCCCGCCCTCACTGTCCGTGGCAGCCGGGGAATGGTGGCGGCGGTCAACTCGACCTTCCCAGAGCTGATTTGGCGGACGGTGAGGGGCTGCCGCGGGCGACGCCGACTGCGAGGCGGTACGAAGTGGGGTGCGGTGCAGGGCCCTTGCGGTACGGGGAGGTGACGTCGGCGGGTCACGGTGCGGGGCTCGGCAGGGAGCGGCCGGGGAGGGCCGCGGGGCGATGCGGCCGATGGTTGCGGTCGCGACGGCGGCCAGGGGGCGGGAGAGGGGCCGGGAGAGGCGCCGGTGCGTGCGGGAGGTCGGCTCAACGGGCGCCGAGGCGTGCGGGGTTGGACGTCGGCAGGTCGTCGGGCGTGCCCTGGTGAGGGCGGCGGGCCGCGTCGGGGCGGTGGCTCGACGGGCCCGGTGCCGGTCGTGTCGCGGGCTGCGCCTGAGCGGACCGCTCCGTCAACGGGCCGGTGGTCCAGGGGGGTTGGAGGAGGCCCGGCGGTGGTCCGGGAGCGCTCGGCGGGCGTTCCGGTCGTGGGGGGCCGCGGCGCTGTGCCGCGGCCGTCTCGCGTCGGTGCCCGCCCCCCGCCGGTCCGGAATCCGGCGGGCCGTGGTGTGTCAGCTCTGGGGTGCGTCCTTGAGGATGCAGGTCAGGCGGGCGCTGCACACGCGCTTGCCGTCCTCGTCGGTGATGACGATCTCGTAGGTGGCCGAGGTGCGTCCGCGGTGGACGGGGGTGGCGACGCCGGTGACGAGGCCGGAGCGGACGCCGCGGTGGTGGGTGCAGTTCAGGTCGACGCCGACGGCGATCTTGGTGATGCCGCCGTGGAGCATGGCGCCGACGGAGCCGATGGTCTCGGCGAGGACGGCGGAGGCGCCGCCGTGGAGCAGGCCGTAGGGCTGGGTGTTGCCTTCGACGGGCATCGTGCCGACGACGCGGTCCGCGGAGGCCTCGATGATCTGGACGCCCATGCGGTTGCCGAGGTGGCCCGCGGAGAAGAGGGCGGGCAGGTCGACGCCGAGCGCCGCGTACTCGTCGATGACCTCTTGCGGGAACGTCGGGGTGTGCTGTTCGCCCATCGGGTCCTGCTCCGTTCGTCGTGGACCACCGCGTCGTGGCCGCCTCGCTGAGCGAACGCTCAGTCGGCTGTCGATTGTTCCAGACGGACGACCACGGACTTGCTGGCAGGGGTGTTGCTGGTGTCGGCGGTCGCGTCCAGGGGGACCAGCACGTTGGTCTCCGGGTAGTAGGCGGCCGCGCAGCCCCGGGCGGTGGGGTAGTGCACGACGCGGAAGCCGGGCGCGCGTCGCTCCACGCCGTCCTTCCACTCGCCGACGAGGTCGACGTACGAGCCGTCGGCGATCTTCAGTTCGCGGGCGTCGTCGGGGTTGACGAGGACGACGCGGCGGCCGTTCTTGATGCCCCGGTATCGGTCGTCGAGGCCGTAGATGGTGGTGTTGTACTGGTCGTGCGAGCGCAGGGTCTGGAGCAGCAGACGGCCCGCGGGGAGCTCGGGGTACTCGACGGGCGCGGCCGTGAAGTTCGCCTTGCCGGTGGCCGTCGTGAAGCGGCGCTCGTCACGCGGGGCGTGGGGGAGCGCGAAGCCGGCGGGGTCGGCCACGCGCGCGTTGAAGTCCTCGAAGCCGGGGATCACGCGCGCGATGCGGTCGCGGACGCTCGCGTAGTCCTTCTCGAACTCCTCCCAGGGGGTGGCGCTGCTCTCGCCGAGGACCTGGCGGGCGAGGCGGGCCACGATGGCCGGCTCGGACAGCAGGTGCGTGCTGGCGGGCTCCAGGCGGCCACGGGAGGCGTGCACCATGCCCATGGAGTCCTCGACGGTCACGAACTGCTCGCCGCTGCCCTGGAGGTCGCGTTCCGTGCGCCC
The window above is part of the Streptomyces sp. NBC_01428 genome. Proteins encoded here:
- a CDS encoding branched-chain amino acid ABC transporter permease, whose translation is MNTLPQQLANGLFLGSMYGLIAIGYTMVYGIVQLINFAHGEIFMTGGFGALTVYLYVLPNGTSMWIALPAMLIGGGIVSVLIAVGAERFAYRPLRGAPRLAPLITAIGLSLALQQLVFNWYPEAKNDIKFPQLPFGPVHIGSVSIQSGSVFVIIAAPLCMAALALFVSLSRTGRAMQATAQDPDTAQLMGIDTNRIIVIAFAIGGFFAAVAAVSYGLRYGTVKYDMGFQMGLKAFTAAVLGGIGNIYGAMIGGLVLGLAETMATSYIDGIPGMQQLGGGGWSAVWAFVLLILVLLFRPQGLIGERVADRA
- a CDS encoding PaaI family thioesterase codes for the protein MGEQHTPTFPQEVIDEYAALGVDLPALFSAGHLGNRMGVQIIEASADRVVGTMPVEGNTQPYGLLHGGASAVLAETIGSVGAMLHGGITKIAVGVDLNCTHHRGVRSGLVTGVATPVHRGRTSATYEIVITDEDGKRVCSARLTCILKDAPQS
- a CDS encoding branched-chain amino acid ABC transporter permease, producing the protein MATIDTTPARGLVALPQTAARALIAVGAVATIASTFMSWTYTADFPGDLTYYGSPAGLQILDLVAGALTLLFALTLFDVRGLGWLNPARATQPVLLATAAAFAVSWFSAIAIAVDLKGLVALDPGAYVAAVGSAIALVGALALPKPGDTFKDFVTKPGRIPPAAKLPAWGERLVITAATALALIVFAYGVGVDPDASETFLGYILLVVFGTWSLFTAGLFDRFAQLNAGHKGFATSMAFLAAALFPFVENNEHNSNLGVNILVVATVALGLNIVVGLTGLLDLGYVAFLGVGAYAAALVSGSEFSRFAGVQFPFWAAMLTGMLASLVFGVLIGAPTLRLRGDYLAIVTLGFGEIFRITVNNLDGTSGPNLTNGPNGISMIPDLNIFGFNFGSNHDIGGFSLGRFANYFLLMLLITAIVVLVFNRAADSRIGRSWIAIREDETAATAMGINGFRVKLIAFALGASLAGLAGTVSAHVGYSVNPAPYQFAGSVPPNSAFLLAAVVLGGMGTVNGPILGATLLYMLPEKLSFLKEYQLLAFGIALVLLMRFRPEGIIANRRRQLEFHDSDDTIHIPEQGLPDSTVGVTKAGA
- a CDS encoding branched-chain amino acid ABC transporter substrate-binding protein, which codes for MVILTAVLTTGALTLTACGSRDDDGDSKDSGKKTEIIIGVDAPLTGQNSATGLGIQGGVQIAVNDANKNNTVPGVTFKVQALDDKAIPAQGQSNATQLVQNDKVLGVVGPLNSGVATQMQQVFATANLVEISPSNTAPELTQGKNWQTSKSRPFKTYFRTATTDALQGGFAADYAYNTLKKRKVFVVDDKQTYGAGLAKLFKAGFTKSGGKVAGEDHVNTGDTDFSALVTKIKNSKADLVYYGGQYDESEKLTKQLKDGGAKVPLFGGDGMFSDTYIQTAGKTSAGDLVTSVGQPVDSLPSAADFIKKYKASGLKGDYGTYGGYSYDAATAIIKAIGAVVKDGKVPDDARAKIVAEVQKTKFDGIAGPVSFDEYGDTTNKQLTVYQVVDGKWKAVKSGTFSG